A window of the Gossypium hirsutum isolate 1008001.06 chromosome A05, Gossypium_hirsutum_v2.1, whole genome shotgun sequence genome harbors these coding sequences:
- the LOC107894412 gene encoding uncharacterized protein, with protein MDQRLEKLEQLQRDMQDQIEERLEKIQREMRESQDDMMAKLTQLLKGGKDKGKDPIVNVEEGNSDEPLYPPGFTPLHAHTQAEMYPQRPSVTIRPQQFQTSPPIGISNNSGENPTNLIVPDLDDVAEVEKTKVDLSKQLEDRCKWLEEKFKAMESADYHRGMDAKDLSLVPDLILPPKFKMPEFEKYDGTSCPDAHITMFCRRMTGYINNEQLLVHCFQDSLIGSAARWYNQLSRAEIHSWKDLAQAFIKQYRHVMDIAPDRIVLQNMEKKTNESFRQYARRWREVAAQVQPPLLEKEITMLFINTLKAPFLNHMLGSATKSFSDIVMSGEMIENAIRSGKIEAGESAKRSAPRKKEHEINNTSMFNKDHSRSITVGQARATTTNQQGSSRRESNSRPNIERPQFTPIPVTYKELYQNLFDAHVIGDSSGPNVAENPLPNHDDNRVNAISENEGRRVKANVAEIKTPLGWVWKQMVKRGLIKQDSIERPEQAKRFCEFHAEEDHDIQECTEFRIVVQNFMDSKEMEFYEEIKGLKEEEVCATGEGSARRTQELRHPVDNKKVPWSYDCNVTIPGKESSVNASEKKEGFYTRSGKRYDPADAIVESGKEKALAVELGKTKTDEIESSVNQPVLNETYVTKDISVNKLDRLVNNINADNFIFFNDDEIPPGGRGSTKALHITARCGEYMLAGVLIDNGSALNVLPLSTLSRLPVDNSHMRSCQNIVRAFDGTERKVIGRIEVPLLIGPNTYDVDFLVMDIKPSYNCLLGRPWIHSAGAVPSSLHQKLKLVIEGRLITIDAEEDIIALVTNDTPYLGIDDEAVECSFRSLEFVNATFVIGGKKIPTPSMSKATRMGLQATVGKGAVPGRGLGRCLQGRMGAPVPRYQ; from the exons ATGGATCAAAGACTAGAAAAACTTGAGCAGCTCCAAAGAGATATGCAAGATCAGATAGAAGAGCGGTTGGAAAAGATTCAGCGAGAGATGCGAGAATCCCAAGACGACATGATGGCAAAGTTAACGCAACTGTTGAAAGGAGGAAAAGACAAGGGAAAGGACCCTATTGTTAATGTTGAAGAAGGAAATAGTGATGAACCCCTTTACCCTCCAGGCTTTACCCCTCTGCACGCGCATACTCAAGCTGAAATGTATCCACAAAGACCCTCTGTTACAATTAGACCCCAACAATTCCAAACGAGTCCTCCAATCGGAATAAGTAACAATTCCGGAGAGAATCCCACCAATCTCATAGTCCCTGACCTCGATGACGTGGCAGAAGTGGAAAAGACGAAAGTGGATCTGTCAAAGCAATTGGAAGACCGATgtaaatggctggaggaaaagTTTAAGGCCATGGAAAGTGCTGATTACCACCGAGGAATGGAcgctaaagatctgagcttggtgCCTGATTTAATCCTCCCTCCTAAGTTTaaaatgccggagtttgaaaaaTATGACGGGACAAGTTGTCCCGATgctcatatcactatgttttgCCGAAGAATGACCGGGTACATCAACAACGAGCAGCTGTTGGTTCACTGTTTTCAGGATAGTTTGATCGGGTCAGCGGCtagatggtacaatcaattgagtcgaGCTGAAATCCACTCTTGGAAAGATTTGGCGCAGGCCTTTATAAAACAGTACAGACATGTGATGGACATAGCACCCGATCGAATTGTAttgcaaaatatggaaaagaaaactaatgAGAGCTTTCGCCAGTATGCTCGAAGATGGAGGGAGGTAGCAGCACAAGTTCAACCACCACTTTTAGAAAAAGAGATAACCATGCTTTTTATCAATACTTTGAAAGCTCCATTTCTCAATCACATGCTGGGTAGTGCCACCAAAAGCTTTTCAGACATAGtgatgtctggagaaatgatagaaaatgccataagGAGTGGCAAGATAGAAGCAGGAGAAAGTGCTAAAAGGTCAGCACCGAGAAAGAAGGAGCATGAGATAAACAACACAAGCATGTTTAACAAGGACCATTCTAGATCAATCACGGTGGGACAAGCCAGAGCAACAACCACTAATCAGCAAGGTTCTTCGAGACGGGAGTCCAATTCAAGGCCAAATATAGAAAGACCTCAATTCACACCCATCCCGGTGACGTATAAAGAATTGTATCAGaatttatttgatgcacatgtg ATTGGCGACTCATCGGGGCCAAATGTAGCAGAAAATCCGTTGCCCAATCATGACGATAATAGGGTAAACGCGATAAGTGAGAATGAAGGAAGAAGAGTCAAAGCCAACGTGGCAGAGATAAAAACCCCTCTTGGATGGGTTTGGAAACAAATGGTAAAAAGAGGTCTTATCAAGCAAGATTCGATAGAAAGGCCTGAACAAGCAAAGAGATTTTGTGAGTTCCACGCAGAAGAAGATCATGACATCCAGGAATGCACCGAGTTCAGAATCGTGGTGCAAAACTTTATGGAtagcaaagaaatggagttttatgaagaaatcaaAGGGTTAAAAGAGGAAGAAGTTTGTGCTACAGGAGAAGGATCTGCAAGGAGAACCCAAGAGCTTCGTCATCCAGTG gataacaaaaaggttccttggagtTACGATTGCAATGTGACGATTCCAGGAAAAGAGAGCTCGGTAAATGCTTcagaaaagaaggaaggattctATACACGAAGTGGAAAGCGCTATGATCCGGCAGACGCGATAGTGGAATCTGGAAAAGAAAAAGCTTTAGCAGTTGAGCTAGGAAAAACAAAAACAGACGAAATTGAATCGAGTGTCAATCAGCCG gtgctaaatgaaacttatgtcacTAAAGATATCTCGGTGAATAAGTTGGACCGCTTGGTTAATAATATCAATGCcgataatttcatcttttttaatgatgatgaaataccgccagGGGGAAGAGGATCTACCAAAGCATTACACATCACTGCTCGTTGCGGGGAGTATATGTTAGCTGGAGTGCTAATTGACAATGGATCAGCCTTGAATGTTTTACCCCTATCTACCTTAAGTAGGTTACCGGTGGATAACTCTCACATGagatcatgccaaaatatagtgagagcatttgatggtaccGAAAGAAAGGTGATAGGAAGAATAGAAGTACCTCTTTTAATTGGCCCAAATACATACGATGTGGACTTcctagtgatggatatcaagccgtCATATAATTGCTTATTAGGAAGACCCTGGATTCATTCGGCAGGGGCGGTGCCTTCATCATTGCACCAGAAGTTAAAATTGGTAATAGAAGGCCGGTTAATTACAATTGACGCCGAGGAAGATATCATTGCATTGGTAACCAATGATACACCATATTTGGGAATAGACGACGAGGCAGTTGAATGTTcttttcgatctttggagttCGTAAATGCAACCTTTGTCATAGGGGGAAAGAAGATTCCGACGCCCAGCATGTCTAAAGCCACAAGGATGGGATTACAAGCGACAGTTGGGAAAGGAGCTGTGCCTGGAAGAGGACTTGGAAGATGCCTTCAGGGAAGGATGGGGGCACCA